A stretch of the Acidimicrobiales bacterium genome encodes the following:
- a CDS encoding helix-turn-helix transcriptional regulator, with translation MTGDLQRRVGVNVRRHRLERGLSQEALAEVLGVHRTFMGAVERGERNLTLQTLERIAERLGVDPLELLARS, from the coding sequence ATGACCGGAGACCTCCAGCGGCGGGTCGGCGTGAACGTCCGACGCCACCGCCTCGAGCGGGGGCTCAGCCAGGAGGCGCTGGCCGAGGTGCTCGGCGTCCACCGCACGTTCATGGGCGCGGTCGAGCGGGGCGAGCGCAACCTCACGCTCCAGACCCTGGAGCGGATCGCCGAGCGCCTCGGCGTCGACCCGCTCGAGCTGCTCGCCCGCTCCTGA
- a CDS encoding CsbD family protein: MGDGTFDEMKGRAKEAAGDLTGDRDLEREGKVDRAAGGVKDKVGDVADTVKDAVSKDR; this comes from the coding sequence ATGGGTGACGGCACGTTCGACGAGATGAAGGGGCGAGCCAAAGAGGCTGCGGGCGACCTCACGGGTGATCGCGACCTGGAGCGCGAGGGGAAGGTGGACCGCGCCGCCGGCGGCGTCAAGGACAAGGTCGGCGACGTGGCGGACACCGTGAAGGACGCGGTCTCGAAGGACCGCTGA
- a CDS encoding helix-turn-helix transcriptional regulator encodes MGGQLQRSVGRNVRRLRLARGESQEDFAAALHLHRTYLGAIERGERNLTLKTVEGLADRLGVDPWDLIGRREDAAGDEPATRPARTRRRTS; translated from the coding sequence GTGGGCGGCCAGCTGCAACGATCGGTGGGGCGCAACGTGCGGCGCCTGCGGCTCGCCCGGGGCGAGAGCCAGGAGGACTTCGCCGCCGCCCTCCACCTCCACCGCACCTACCTCGGGGCCATCGAGCGGGGCGAGCGCAACCTCACCCTGAAGACCGTCGAGGGCCTCGCCGACCGCCTGGGCGTCGACCCCTGGGACCTCATCGGTCGCCGGGAGGACGCCGCCGGGGACGAGCCGGCCACCCGCCCCGCCCGCACCCGCCGGCGCACGAGCTGA